TGGGAAGGGCTGAGCCCTATGCTTCTTATTACAAAGATGTTTGGAACAAAATGAAAACAAGGGATAATTCCCAGTATATATATGAGTTTTCAAAAGAAGATTTTTATATTTTTTTACTGGTGCATTTTACAAAACACTTTGAAAACGCAGGGACAGGTGTCCGCAGTGTTCTTGACATTTGGGTGTATAATAAAAAGTTTTATAATGAGATGGATTGGGATTATATTAAAGATGAGCTTAAAAAAATCAAACTTGATGAATTTGAAGAAAATATACGTGGGCTGTCTGAGTTCTGGTTTGATAATAAGATGGTTGAAGGGAAAAAACGTGAATTTTATAATTTACTAGGGGAGTATATTTTATCAAGCGGTGTTTATGGAACAGTAAAAAATAGCGTTATGGTGGCTATGGGTAAAAAGTTTGAAGAAAAAAGCCATGGAAAAAAGTCAAAATATATTTATGGTTTTAGAATGATTTTTCCTGGCTTAGAGGGAATGAAAAAGAGATTTAATATTTTAAACAGGTTTCCCTTCCTTCTTCCTGTGTTTTGGGTGTTTAGGCTGGTGAGGGGTATTTTGTTTAGAAGGGAGAGGGCATTTAGAAGTGTAGAGTCGGTTTACTCTGCTTCTGATAAGGAGTTAGCGGAAATTCTGGATTTACACAAAAAGGCAGGACTTTATAAAAAGGCTTAGTAAGGAGTGTGTTTAATATAAATAATATAGATAAAAAAATAAGATATATAATGACGGTACTTTTTTGGCTGCTTGCAGTTATTTGGGCTATATCCATTATTTCATTTTCCAGCGACCCTGCTCATGTTTCGAAGGAAAAAAGTGGTTTGATTTTAGAGAAAATAGAGCCTTTTGTAGAGAGAATAATTGAGGAATATGATATTAAATTTATTGATTTAGATGACCTTCATTTCTACATACGTAAATCGGCACATGTGTTTATATACTTTTTGCTGAGTGTTTTCATGTGTCTTGGGTGGAAGACCGTCAGGACAAGGGGGTTAAGGCCTTATTATATCACATGGGTTATGGCTACTGTTTTTTCTATTATAGATGAGATATATCAGGTATTTATTCCGGGAAGAAGCGGGGAAGTAAGAGATGTATTTTTAGATAATGCAGGTATTGTATTGGGACTTTTGTTTGTTGCATTTGGTATTTTTTTATTTAAAAAATTAAGAAGAAGATTAAAAAAATTAAGGAAAAATTAAGAAAACAGATTTTTTAAAAAGACAATGAATGAGACAATGAATGCAAAATTTTAAAAAATATATTTTGCAATGCAGGTTGAAATGAAATTGAAATACAATGTTAATTTAGATATAATAAAACATTATATTTTGATTTGTAAGGAGAGGTTATTTTGAATAGGGAATTAGTTTTGGTGCTTGATTTTGGAAGCCGGCATAATCAGCTTATTGGAAGGAAGGTAAGGGAAGCAGAGGTTTATTCAGAGGTACTGCCTTACCACGCTTCTATTGACAAAATAAAGGCTATGAATCCAAAGGGGATTATTTTTATTGGGGATTCTGATTCTATAAAAGAGCCAGGGGCTAAACTTTGTGATAAAGGTGTTTTTGAATTGGGGGTTCCCATCCTTGGTATTTGTTATGGCATGCATTTAATAAACAGTATAATGGGCGGGAGCTTTAAAAAAGTCCAGTGGGAAGGCGGCAAAAATGACATTTGTTTAGAGGGAAAAAGCAGGCTTTTTGAAAAACTTGAAGGGGATACTACAGGCTGGATGAATTCCAGCTATTTGGCTGACAGCCTTCCGGAAGGTTTTGAGGTTACTGCACGGTTAAAGAACGGGGAGATTGCAGCAATTGAAAATGAAGAGAAGAAATTGTACGGGGTGCAGTTTCATCCTGAATTAAGTGATACCCCTAAGGGTAAGGATATTTTGAAAAATTTCCTTTACAATATTTGCGGGTGCAGAGGGGACTGGAAAATGTCTTCCTTTGTTGAAGAGTCAATAAAGGAAATAAAAGAAAAAGTGGGGGACAAAAAGGTTTTGTGTGCCCTTTCGGGAGGAGTGGATTCCTCTGTAGCTGCCGTTATGATTCATAAAGCTATAGGCAAGCAGCTTACATGTATTTTTGTTGACCACGGTCTTTTGAGAAAAGATGAGGGAGACCAGGTGGAAGAACTTTTTAGAAAACAGTATGATATAAACTTGGTAAGAGTAAATGCGCAGGACAGGTTTTTGGACAAGTTAAAGGGAGTTACGGATCCTGAGAGAAAGAGAAAAATAATTGGGGAAGAGTTTATAAGGGTTTTTGAGGAAGAGGCAAAAAAGATAGGAAAGGTGGATTTTCTCGTACAGGGAACCATTTATCCTGATGTAATTGAAAGCGGTGCCGGTGACGGGGCTGTTATTAAAAGCCACCACAATGTAGGCGGTCTTCCTGACCATGTTGATTTTAAGGAAATTATAGAGCCTTTGAGGAATCTTTTTAAAGAGGAAGTCAGGAAAGCAGGTTTGGAGCTGGGAATACCTGAAGATATGGTTATGAGGCAGCCTTTCCCGGGACCTGGGCTTGGAATAAGGATTATAGGTGAAATAACAAGGGAAAAGCTTGATATACTACGGGAAGCGGATTATATTTTCAGGGAAGAAATTAAAAGAGCAGGTTTGGACAGGGAAGTAAATCAGTATTTCACGGTACTTACAAACATGAGAAGCGTAGGGGTAAAAGATGACAAAAGAACCTATGATTATACTTTGGCGTTGAGAGCTGTTAAAACCACTGATTTTATGACGGCAAAGTGGGCAAAGCTTCCTTATGATTTGTTGGAGAGAGTGTCTGACAGGATTGTAAATGAGGTGGGGCATATAAACAGAATTGTATATGACATAACAGGAAAACCCCCGGCGACAATAGAGTGGGAGTAGGCAGTTTTTCATTTATGAATGATGTACAAAATGAAGAAATCTTTTAAGGCGTTCACCGGTTGTTGTGAACGCTTTAGTTTATGTAAATTTAAGTTTACTACAATTGGCAACTTGAAATTATGTTAATGACAAGATAAAAATATGTGGAATTTTTAAGGCAAAATTGTTATACTTAGATATAGTTCTAATTTCAAAATGAGGTGGATAATGTAAAAAGTGCTTTAAAAAAAGGTATACCAACATGAAAATTGACGTTGATAACATTGAAGAAATCAGACATATGATTTTAAATTTGGATTCAAGTGAATATAGCACTAATAATGTTTCGGGTAAAATTATCAAGGATATTGTAAATAATAAAATTAGCAGGTGATTTATTTTTTTATAAGTTTTATTTATAAAAATAATGTTTGATTTTGAAAGGGATTTCATTGACAAAAAGTAAACCAATTTGATACTATTATTATTGTGATAAAAGAGGTAAATTTAATGAAGGTGAGAGGGACATCTTTTAGTTATAACGCTTTAGGGTTGGGTAAGTTCGCCAACTCTCTTTTTAATTTTAACTGTTAATGGAGGTTTGGATATATGACAGAAACAAGAGCCACAAAAGTTGCTATAGTGACAGAAACTGATATTAACATTTTTCAAGACTGCACTGAATTGTTAAATGAATTTGATGTGGAGGTCTTGATTAATTCAAATCTTGATGCTTCCAAAGATGCTGTTGAATATGTACAGAATGCAGAATCTGAGGGAGTAGGGGTTATTGTTGCTGGCTATAAAAAAGGCTCTAATTTTGCAGAAAGTTTAGCAAAAGTGACTAATATTCCTGTTATAGCAGTTCCAATTAAGCAGGAAAATGATAAAGGGTTGGATTTACTTTCGTCAATGCTTAATGGGGAGGAAAGTGTCCCTGTTGCAACGGTAGCTGTTAACGGAATAAAAAATGCAGCTTTGCTTGCAGTTCAAATTCTTTCCACCAGCTGCAGGGAGCTGAGGGAGAAAATGAAAAACTATAAAAATGATTTAAAAGAAATGGTGGAAGAAAGAGATAAATTATTAAGGCAACAGTATGAAGCTAAGTAAGAAATCTAACAATAATCTACATAATGGGATTAATTTTTATGTAAGGGAGAAGTTTATATGAGTGTTAATGGGGAATTTATACAACAAGATAAAGATTATTTCTTTTTAGAAGATGATTTTAGATTAGATAAGTTGAATGAGGAGTGTGGGGTGTTTGGAATTTTTAACAGACAAGGAGGTAATGCAGCCAGAGCTACTTATTATGCACTATATGCCCTTCAGCACAGAGGGCAGGAAAGCTGCGGGATTGCTGTAAATTCAGATGAAAACTTGGTTTTTCATAGAGATATGGGACTTGTACCTGAAATATTTACAGAAAAAATACTTAATAAACTTGAAGGAAATGTTTCAATAGGTCATGTGAGATATTCTACGGCAAAGGAAAACATAAGGGAAAATTCCCAGCCCATGGTGATAAAATACAAAAATGGCAAATTAGCCCTTGCCCACAATGGAAATCTTGTAAATTCAAATGAGATTAGGGAAAAGTTTGAGGAAGAAGGTGTTATATTTCAGTCTACTATAGATTCAGAGCTTATTTTAAATCTTATTTCCAGACACAGGGTTACAAGTTCTGGAATTGAAGAGGCGATAATAAAGACAATGCAGGAAATAAAAGGTTCGTATGCATTGATTATGTTGTCTCCCAGAAAACTTATAGGGGTAAGGGATCCCTTAGGAATAAGACCTTTGTGCATTGGAATGACTGAAGACGGTTCCCATGTCCTTTCATCTGAATCATGTGCCTTAGATGCGGTGGGAGCTAGGTTTTTAAGAGATGTAAACCCGGGAGAAATAGTGGTTATTACAGAAGAGGGGCTAAACTCAATTCAGACAAAAGTACCCAATGAGTCAAAGCTTTGTATATTTGAGCATATATACTTTGCTAGACCTGACAGCTATATTGACGGGGCAAGTGTCTACAGAGCCAGGATAGAAGCTGGAAGAAGGCTTGCAATAGAGCATCCGGTGGATGCGGATTTAGTTATTGGTGTACCTGACTCCGGTCTTACTGCAGCACTGGGTTTTTCCCAGCAGTCCGGTATTCCCTATGGTATGGGGATTCTTAAAAACAGATATGTGGGTAGGACTTTTATCCAGCCGGAGGAGGGACAAAGGGAAAAATTTGTTAAAATCAAATTAAATGCCATAAAAGATGTGGTAAATGGCAAAAGGCTTGTAATGGTGGACGATTCCATAGTAAGAGGAACTACCAGCAGAAGAATAGTTGAGATGTTAAAGGAAGCCGGGGCTACTGAAGTTCATATGCGGGTTAGTTCTCCGCCGGTTAAATACCCCTGCTTTTTTGGAATAGATATTTCCAACAGTTCCCAACTTATTGCTGCTAAATATTCCACTGAAGAAATATGCAAAATGGTAGGAGCCGACAGTTTAGGATACTTAAGTGTTGAGGGGCTTTTAAAAACACCTTTGGGTTCAAAAACAGGTTTTTGTTCAGCTTGCTTTGAAGGTAAATATCCTATGGAAGTACCGGAGAATGCAAATAATTCTTCTTGTGGATGATTTTTTAAAAAAATAATGGTAAAATATCATTTGTTGGAGGTTTTTAAAAATGGCTACTTATAAAGATGCTGGTGTGGATATAGAGGCTGGTTATGAGGCAGTCAGATTAATGAGGGAAGATGTAAAGAGAACCTTTAGACCGGAAGTGCTTACTGATATAGGAGGGTTTGGGGGACTTTTTGCTTTAAATAAGGAAAAGTACATAGAACCTATACTGGTATCAGGGACTGACGGGGTAGGGACAAAGCTTAAAATTGCTTTTTTAATGGATAAGCATGATACCATTGGAATTGACTGCGTTGCCATGTGTGTAAACGATATAGTGTGCAGCGGTGCGGAACCTTTGTTTTTCTTAGATTATATTGCGTTGGGGAAAAACCGTCCTGAGCAAGTTACGGAAATTGTAAAGGGCATTTCAAAGGGATGTATTGAAGCAGGCTGTGCCTTAATTGGAGGGGAGACTGCTGAAATGCCGGGTTTTTATCCGGACGGAGAGTATGATGTGGCAGGTTTTGCAGTTGGTATTGTAGATAAAAGCAAAATTATCGACGGTAAAAATATAAAAGAAGGGGACAAGATAATAGGCATAGCTTCCTCAGGGATACACAGCAATGGGTATTCATTGGTGAGAAAAGTTTTGTCACCTACAAAAGAAAAGCTTAAAGAAAAGGTAAAATCCTTAGGTTCTACATTAGGAGAGGCTTTATTAAAGCCTACCAAAATATACGTTAAGACTATATTGGATTTAAAAGATAAATTTGAAATCAAAGGAATATCCCACATTACAGGTGGAGGATTTTACGAAAACATTCCAAGAATGATTCCGGAAGGGCTGGGGGTTAAGGTTTTTAAAGGTTCTTGGCCAATACTTCCGGTGTTTAATTTGCTT
The genomic region above belongs to Acetivibrio saccincola and contains:
- a CDS encoding nucleotidyltransferase domain-containing protein, whose product is MKGFKDEKQYLIHLISQAINEKKAGNPPKNIKWEKLYNLACYHKVSNIIYYSLKDVKDEYKMPEDIWQKIYGDYKKGVAKEAVQHVMTEMILEEYEKSRIECIPLKGYVLKGFYPKPDMRTMGDIDIFYNEKKTLEVRQVMKNMGFKIVKVEDKHDKYYKKPFMTLELHKSLMGRAEPYASYYKDVWNKMKTRDNSQYIYEFSKEDFYIFLLVHFTKHFENAGTGVRSVLDIWVYNKKFYNEMDWDYIKDELKKIKLDEFEENIRGLSEFWFDNKMVEGKKREFYNLLGEYILSSGVYGTVKNSVMVAMGKKFEEKSHGKKSKYIYGFRMIFPGLEGMKKRFNILNRFPFLLPVFWVFRLVRGILFRRERAFRSVESVYSASDKELAEILDLHKKAGLYKKA
- the purF gene encoding amidophosphoribosyltransferase, which codes for MSVNGEFIQQDKDYFFLEDDFRLDKLNEECGVFGIFNRQGGNAARATYYALYALQHRGQESCGIAVNSDENLVFHRDMGLVPEIFTEKILNKLEGNVSIGHVRYSTAKENIRENSQPMVIKYKNGKLALAHNGNLVNSNEIREKFEEEGVIFQSTIDSELILNLISRHRVTSSGIEEAIIKTMQEIKGSYALIMLSPRKLIGVRDPLGIRPLCIGMTEDGSHVLSSESCALDAVGARFLRDVNPGEIVVITEEGLNSIQTKVPNESKLCIFEHIYFARPDSYIDGASVYRARIEAGRRLAIEHPVDADLVIGVPDSGLTAALGFSQQSGIPYGMGILKNRYVGRTFIQPEEGQREKFVKIKLNAIKDVVNGKRLVMVDDSIVRGTTSRRIVEMLKEAGATEVHMRVSSPPVKYPCFFGIDISNSSQLIAAKYSTEEICKMVGADSLGYLSVEGLLKTPLGSKTGFCSACFEGKYPMEVPENANNSSCG
- a CDS encoding VanZ family protein; this encodes MFNINNIDKKIRYIMTVLFWLLAVIWAISIISFSSDPAHVSKEKSGLILEKIEPFVERIIEEYDIKFIDLDDLHFYIRKSAHVFIYFLLSVFMCLGWKTVRTRGLRPYYITWVMATVFSIIDEIYQVFIPGRSGEVRDVFLDNAGIVLGLLFVAFGIFLFKKLRRRLKKLRKN
- a CDS encoding AIR carboxylase family protein: MTETRATKVAIVTETDINIFQDCTELLNEFDVEVLINSNLDASKDAVEYVQNAESEGVGVIVAGYKKGSNFAESLAKVTNIPVIAVPIKQENDKGLDLLSSMLNGEESVPVATVAVNGIKNAALLAVQILSTSCRELREKMKNYKNDLKEMVEERDKLLRQQYEAK
- the purM gene encoding phosphoribosylformylglycinamidine cyclo-ligase, whose product is MATYKDAGVDIEAGYEAVRLMREDVKRTFRPEVLTDIGGFGGLFALNKEKYIEPILVSGTDGVGTKLKIAFLMDKHDTIGIDCVAMCVNDIVCSGAEPLFFLDYIALGKNRPEQVTEIVKGISKGCIEAGCALIGGETAEMPGFYPDGEYDVAGFAVGIVDKSKIIDGKNIKEGDKIIGIASSGIHSNGYSLVRKVLSPTKEKLKEKVKSLGSTLGEALLKPTKIYVKTILDLKDKFEIKGISHITGGGFYENIPRMIPEGLGVKVFKGSWPILPVFNLLQDVGMIDENNMFNTFNMGIGMVIAVDNEIADSVLEYLNKEKEEAYIIGEVVSGKAGVELC
- the guaA gene encoding glutamine-hydrolyzing GMP synthase, which encodes MNRELVLVLDFGSRHNQLIGRKVREAEVYSEVLPYHASIDKIKAMNPKGIIFIGDSDSIKEPGAKLCDKGVFELGVPILGICYGMHLINSIMGGSFKKVQWEGGKNDICLEGKSRLFEKLEGDTTGWMNSSYLADSLPEGFEVTARLKNGEIAAIENEEKKLYGVQFHPELSDTPKGKDILKNFLYNICGCRGDWKMSSFVEESIKEIKEKVGDKKVLCALSGGVDSSVAAVMIHKAIGKQLTCIFVDHGLLRKDEGDQVEELFRKQYDINLVRVNAQDRFLDKLKGVTDPERKRKIIGEEFIRVFEEEAKKIGKVDFLVQGTIYPDVIESGAGDGAVIKSHHNVGGLPDHVDFKEIIEPLRNLFKEEVRKAGLELGIPEDMVMRQPFPGPGLGIRIIGEITREKLDILREADYIFREEIKRAGLDREVNQYFTVLTNMRSVGVKDDKRTYDYTLALRAVKTTDFMTAKWAKLPYDLLERVSDRIVNEVGHINRIVYDITGKPPATIEWE